The stretch of DNA CTCATTTGCGAAACAAAATTGGAGCATAACACGACAGCTTTTGTGCCAAACTTTGTTGGTGTCATGGAAAACATAAGTGACAAAATGAGAACTACGGGGTGGGGAACTTCTGTACTTGGCTCGGGCCCGGATAGGAACTTTGGACTAGCGCAATGCTATGGAGATCTTTCTCTACTTGACTGCGTGTTGTGCTATGCTGAAGCTCGTACAGTACTCCCCCAGTGCTTTCCTTTTAATGGCGGGAGAATTTATCTCGATGGCTGTTTTATGCGAGCTGAGAATTACACCTTCTTTGAAGAGTATTTAGGGCCCGGAGATACACATGTCTGTGGAAACAGCACCAGAAAGGATGCCTCGTTCCAGCGGACAGCTAGGAGAGCTGTGATGCAGGCGGTTTCGACTGCGCTGAACAATAATGGCTCTGCGAGATCCCAATTATCAGTTCCCGGGAGACAAAACGAGACGGCTTATGTCCTAGCGGATTGCTGGAAGACTCTGAACGCTAGCGCTTGCAGGGCGTGTTTGCAGAACGCTTCTGCGTCCATGTTGGGATGCTTGCCTTGGTCCGAGGGTCGTGCCTTGTATACAGGATGCTTCATGAGGTACTCCGACACCAACTTTCTTAATCCTATTCCGAGTAACGACAGCTCATCGAGAGGTAAGATTACCGTGTGCTGATCCAGTACCAGTCCAAACATTTTTCATTTCTAAGGCATTTGTTTTCTTCGAAACTTTAGTGCTCTCCAAACTGGTCTGATCAACGTCTCTCCAACGATTTCTTTGCAGTAAGTGTAGCAGTCATCGTAGTCGCTGCTGTTAGTTCGGCGATTGTGTTGATAGTGGGAGTAGTCATTGCTCTTTATTTCTTGAAGCAGAGAAGAATAGAGAAGAAGAGGAAAGGTAAGAAACCAAAGAATATAAGTTTCCTTGTTCCTTACTGTCTATGACTGTTAAgtgtcccacattgaaaaataaaagagaaatatATGAGTTAGACtaactaattgattggattcaggtTTTTTTCAAGTGGTTTGACACATGTGCAttatcttttagtgtggtttggacCATATGCATTATAGCACAATTGAGAGACATTGGCCTAATATTAGATTTTACTCCATAACATGTTAtaatatggtatcagagcttgttcggtccactttgtgTTCACTTGTCATTTCATCAAGTATAGTCCTTTGAGATTAAATATGAAGTGCTAGCTTATTGTTCTCGAACTGCCCAGGTCCAAATGATGCCGAGAAATTAGTGAAAATCCTTCATGACAGCAGCTTGAACTTCAAGTATTCCACACTCGAGAAGGCAACTGGATGTTTCGACGAAGCCAACAAGCTTGGCCAAGGTGGATTCGGTACAGTGTACAAGGTTCGGTCTGCACTCTCAATCGGAAGCAATTTCACCCTTGCGTTATACATCTGACAAACCCCGAACTTATGATCTGATAACCGTGCAGGGAGTTTTGCCCGATGGAAGAGAGATCGCTGTTAAAAGACTCTTCTTCAACAACAAACATAGAGCAGCAGATTTCTACAACGAAGTCAACATTATTAGCAGCGTCGAGCACAAGAACCTGGTCAGGTTGCTCGGTTGCAGCTGTTCTGGTCCCGAAAGTCTTCTGGTATACGAATATATGCACAACCAGAGTCTCGATCAGTTCATTTTCGGTGAGTTTTACTATATTTTGCATCAACGTTAATCTGGCTAGTGTGACAAACTCGTATATTGATGGCGTGACAtgaatatttatcaaaattacAGATGCCAACAAAGGCAAAGCATTAAACTGGGAGAAGAGGTTTGAAATAATTATCGGGACTGCAGAAGGCCTGGTCTACCTCCACGAGAACTCGAGGAATCGAATTATCCACCGAGACATAAAAGCTAGCAACATCCTATTGGACTCGAGGCTTCGTGCTAAAATTGCTGATTTTGGGTTGGCGAGATCCTTCCAAGAAGACAAAAGCCATATAAGCACTGCAATTGCAGGAACTCTGTCAGTATAGTAATCACAATTAGcattaaatttcatttaaacTAAACCATATATCGAAACGATGTTTGATTCTATTTTCTAATGTTGCAGGGGATATATGGCCCCGGAGTACCTTGCCCACGGGCAGTTAAGCGAAAAGGCAGACGTTTACAGCTTCGGTGTTGTTCTGCTCGAAATAGTCTCGGGGAGACAGAATAACAGGAGCAAGGCCACGGAATACACAGACAGCTTGGTGAATATAGTACGTTATTACAACTTACAAAGCCTTAAATCTTCGTTTTCAGCTCTAGTTTAATGCATAATCTATCTCGTTATGCCTCGTTTATACTTTATACTCTCTTCAATCAATAACAACGAGAATGGTACTACGAAACAGGCTTGGATGCACTTCCAACAAGGGACAGTGCACGAGCTGTTCGACCCGAACCTAATGCTACATAACTACCACAACATCAATGTCAAAAACGAGGTCCTGAGAGTGGTCCATATCGGGCTGTTGTGCACCCAAGAGGCGCCATCGCTGAGGCCATCCATGTCCAAGGCGTTACAGATGCTCGTGAAGAGGGAGGAGCTGCCAGCGCCCACGAATCCTCCCTTCGTGGACGAGAAAACCATGGAGCTAAACGACGGCTGGGATAACCAGTCATTCCCGCTCAGGGATAGCGAGTCTGCCTCTGTTGCCAGCGTTTCGCACAGCTCTTTCTACCCCAGATGAGACACGACGACGAGGAGCCTGAAATCGACACACTTAATTGCAGTATAATTGTAAGAACATCTTCATTTTGTTTCTACTTCACACGATTCTTGGAATATGTATTGTCAGATGTAGTTGTTTTATGGTTTTGTATAGAGACATCAGTGGAGATTATAGTGTCATTGAGAGAAAATAGAAACTTGATCTTGAGCAGTTCATCATTTACATACCCCAGATAATGTATGTATTGGTACTCCATGGAAGTTGCATCAAAGTAtacataaaaagtaaaaactatgTGCCAAAACAAAGAGAAAAGTACAATTATTGTGGCTAAGGATATGATGTCCGGCCAGCTGGTTCGGTTTCGGGTTAATATTAACATTTAACATGTTGTTGGCTTATTGGTTCaagttaattgtttttttggTTGGGTTTAAATTCTTGGTCTAACTCTAAAATATTGAGTTGTTGGGCCTACCGGGCAGACCTAACTAAAATTGTTAACATGttcaaattaacattttaaacttt from Ipomoea triloba cultivar NCNSP0323 chromosome 7, ASM357664v1 encodes:
- the LOC116025743 gene encoding cysteine-rich receptor-like protein kinase 2, producing MAKAVSSLPLSIIPLILSLILLFPDLSYAAPRAQQVKLICETKLEHNTTAFVPNFVGVMENISDKMRTTGWGTSVLGSGPDRNFGLAQCYGDLSLLDCVLCYAEARTVLPQCFPFNGGRIYLDGCFMRAENYTFFEEYLGPGDTHVCGNSTRKDASFQRTARRAVMQAVSTALNNNGSARSQLSVPGRQNETAYVLADCWKTLNASACRACLQNASASMLGCLPWSEGRALYTGCFMRYSDTNFLNPIPSNDSSSRVSVAVIVVAAVSSAIVLIVGVVIALYFLKQRRIEKKRKGPNDAEKLVKILHDSSLNFKYSTLEKATGCFDEANKLGQGGFGTVYKGVLPDGREIAVKRLFFNNKHRAADFYNEVNIISSVEHKNLVRLLGCSCSGPESLLVYEYMHNQSLDQFIFDANKGKALNWEKRFEIIIGTAEGLVYLHENSRNRIIHRDIKASNILLDSRLRAKIADFGLARSFQEDKSHISTAIAGTLGYMAPEYLAHGQLSEKADVYSFGVVLLEIVSGRQNNRSKATEYTDSLVNIAWMHFQQGTVHELFDPNLMLHNYHNINVKNEVLRVVHIGLLCTQEAPSLRPSMSKALQMLVKREELPAPTNPPFVDEKTMELNDGWDNQSFPLRDSESASVASVSHSSFYPR